From one Perca fluviatilis chromosome 10, GENO_Pfluv_1.0, whole genome shotgun sequence genomic stretch:
- the atox1 gene encoding copper transport protein ATOX1, whose translation MTKHEFEVAMTCEGCSGAVTRVLNKLGDVKFEIDLPKKLVWIESDKDVEVLTETLKKCGKEVKYNGTK comes from the exons ATGACC AAGCACGAGTTTGAGGTGGCGATGACGTGTGAGGGATGCTCAGGAGCTGTTACCAGAGTCCTCAACAAGCTGGGAG ATGTGAAGTTTGAGATCGACCTGCCGAAGAAACTGGTTTGGATCGAGTCCGACAAGGACGTGGAAGTTCTCACGGAGACGCTGAAGAAATGCGGGAAGGAGGTCAAGTACAACGGCACCAAATGA